A stretch of the Malus sylvestris chromosome 10, drMalSylv7.2, whole genome shotgun sequence genome encodes the following:
- the LOC126585895 gene encoding putative polyol transporter 1 yields MADRTTDDNTVSSQPQKTIADFDPPQKPKRNKYAFACAILASMTSILLGYDIGVMSGAAIYIKDDLKISDVEVEVLLGILNLYSLIGSAAAGRTSDWVGRRYTIVLAGAIFFVGALLMGFATNYSFLMFGRFVAGIGVGYALMIAPVYTAEVSPASSRGFLTSFPEVFINSGILLGYVSNYAFSKLPTHLGWRLMLGVGAIPSIFLAVGVLAMPESPRWLVMQGRLGDATRVLDKTSDSKEESMLRLADIKEAAGIPEHCTDDVVQVPKRSQGQDVWKELLLHPTPAVRHILICAIGIHFFQQASGIDAVVLYSPRIFEKAGITNSDKKLLCTVAVGFVKTVFILVATFFVDKVGRRPLLLASVAGMILSLTGLGLGLTIIDQNHERILWAAVLCLTMVLLYVAFFSIGMGPITWVYSSEIFPLKLRAQGCSLGVAMNRVVSGVLSMTFISLYEAITIGGAFFLYAAIASVAWVFFFTMLPETHGRTLEDMEVLFGKFHKWRKANALLKQKKNASHGDGITNNGQVQLGTRGQVN; encoded by the exons ATGGCTGACCGGACAACTGACGATAATACAGTCTCCAGCCAACCCCAAAAAACCATTGCAGACTTTGATCCCCCACAGAAGCCCAAAAGAAATAAGTATGCCTTTGCTTGTGCTATTTTGGCCtccatgacttcaatcttgctGGGTTATG ATATTGGTGTGATGAGTGGAGCTGCAATCTACATCAAAGACGACCTCAAAATCTCCGACGTGGAAGTCGAGGTCCTCCTTGGTATTCTCAACCTCTATTCACTCATAGGCTCCGCCGCCGCAGGCAGAACTTCAGATTGGGTCGGCCGCCGGTACACCATAGTCCTCGCCGGAGCCATCTTCTTCGTCGGGGCTCTCCTCATgggattcgccaccaactactCCTTCCTCATGTTCGGCCGATTTGTTGCCGGAATCGGCGTCGGCTACGCCCTCATGATTGCTCCGGTGTACACCGCCGAGGTCTCTCCCGCGTCGTCACGTGGGTTCCTGACGTCCTTCCCAgag GTGTTCATCAATTCTGGGATATTGTTGGGCTACGTCTCCAACTATGCCTTCTCCAAGCTCCCAACACACTTGGGGTGGCGCCTCATGCTCGGCGTCGGAGCAATCCCTTCCATCTTTCTCGCCGTTGGTGTCTTAGCcatgccggagtcacctcgtTGGCTCGTCATGCAGGGACGGCTCGGTGACGCGACTCGTGTCCTCGACAAAACCTCAGACTCCAAGGAAGAATCTATGCTACGCTTAGCCGACATCAAAGAAGCCGCGGGAATCCCCGAGCACTGCACCGACGACGTCGTTCAGGTCCCTAAACGCAGCCAAGGCCAAGACGTCTGGAAAGAGCTGCTCCTCCATCCAACGCCAGCCGTTCGTCATATTTTGATCTGTGCCATCGGTATCCACTTCTTTCAACAAGCCTCGGGCATAGACGCCGTTGTTTTGTACAGCCCCAGGATCTTCGAGAAGGCGGGGATCACCAACTCCGATAAAAAGCTACTCTGCACCGTGGCCGTTGGATTCGTTAAGACCGTTTTCATCCTGGTCGCCACCTTTTTCGTCGACAAAGTCGGACGGCGTCCGTTGCTTCTTGCCAGCGTGGCGGGGATGATATTGTCGTTGACGGGGCTCGGCCTAGGCCTTACGATCATTGATCAGAACCACGAACGGATCCTGTGGGCCGCCGTTTTGTGCCTGACCATGGTTTTACTCTACGTCGCGTTCTTCTCGATCGGAATGGGCCCCATTACGTGGGTTTACAGTTCCGAGATCTTCCCGTTGAAGCTACGTGCTCAGGGGTGCAGTCTCGGAGTGGCGATGAACAGGGTGGTGAGTGGGGTCCTTTCGATGACTTTTATTTCATTGTATGAGGCCATCACGATCGGTGGGGCCTTCTTTCTTTACGCGGCAATCGCGTCGGTGGCGTGGGTCTTCTTTTTTACTATGCTCCCCGAAACTCACGGCCGAACCCTAGAGGATATGGAGGTCTTGTTTGGCAAGTTCCACAAGTGGAGAAAAGCTAATGCACTGCTCAAGCAGAAAAAGAATGCCAGTCATGGCGACGGTATCACTAACAACGGTCAAGTACAATTAGGAACAAGAGGGCAAGTTAATTAG